One segment of Fructilactobacillus hinvesii DNA contains the following:
- a CDS encoding energy-coupling factor transporter transmembrane component T family protein, which translates to MNETNTLGYHPGTTFVYRINATAKLLFFLIVSIACMTTFDTRFLGLVAILSLVIFWWSRLKWRQVAFVVKFIAFFSILNVLLVFVFSPQYGVHLYGTKTVLLSAGYFTVTTQELFYLVNVTLKYICTVPLALVFIMTTNPSLFASSLNRLGISYKISYAVALTLRYIPDVQREFGEIKDAQQARGIELSSKGKLSTRLYGIINIIIPLILASFENIDRISTAMQLRRFGSKKKRTWYTAQPFRRMDAVVIGLAILLLVMTLVLFQVNHGRFYNPFQ; encoded by the coding sequence GTGAACGAAACTAACACGTTGGGCTATCATCCGGGAACGACCTTTGTGTACCGAATCAACGCCACGGCCAAGTTACTATTTTTTCTGATTGTTTCCATTGCGTGCATGACCACTTTCGATACCCGCTTTTTGGGGTTAGTAGCCATTTTGTCACTGGTGATTTTTTGGTGGTCACGCCTAAAATGGCGCCAGGTGGCCTTTGTGGTGAAGTTTATCGCTTTCTTTTCGATTTTAAATGTCTTACTGGTGTTTGTCTTTTCTCCCCAGTACGGAGTGCATTTGTACGGCACAAAAACGGTGTTGTTGTCGGCGGGTTATTTCACTGTTACCACGCAGGAACTGTTTTACCTGGTAAACGTGACGCTCAAATACATCTGTACGGTGCCACTAGCCCTGGTATTTATCATGACGACGAATCCCAGCTTATTTGCATCGAGTCTGAACCGGTTGGGAATTAGCTATAAGATTAGTTACGCCGTGGCACTTACGTTACGCTACATTCCAGATGTGCAACGCGAATTTGGCGAAATTAAGGATGCCCAACAGGCCCGTGGTATTGAACTTTCTTCTAAAGGAAAGCTTAGCACGCGGCTTTACGGGATCATTAACATTATCATTCCGTTGATTCTAGCTAGTTTTGAAAATATTGATCGAATTAGCACGGCCATGCAACTGCGTCGGTTTGGGAGTAAGAAAAAGCGAACGTGGTACACGGCTCAACCGTTTCGCAGAATGGATGCTGTGGTGATTGGGTTAGCAATCTTGTTACTAGTGATGACACTGGTGCTCTTTCAGGTTAATCACGGGCGGTTCTATAACCCGTTTCAGTAA
- a CDS encoding ABC transporter ATP-binding protein: protein MTKPIIEFHDFSFKYNSQAEPNLTNVNLTVQPGEKLLILGPSGSGKSTLAKCINGLIPGEDQGTITGSGQVAGHPLGTTSLFDLSFSVSTVLQDPDSQFTGLTAGEDMAFMLENDAMPQTQMKQVVAKWAKRLQIQNLLQQAPQSLSGGQKQKVSLAGVLVNQAPILLLDEPLANLDPIASHEILDLVGKLQQELGFTLVMIEHRLDLVSALDFDHAIVLNDGHIVSDSDITTLLKTDVLETNGIEPPLYVRVLKAAGVDVTSVPNLANVHQLELTTEHQKQIQRWGSMETQTVNTRTQVTPLLTLQDVGFQYSTSQQATLKDVNCTINQGDFISVVGQNGAGKSTLMKLICGFLRGTGTIKWQGESLEPASIKEIAEHIGYVMQDPNQMLSQKTVFAEVALGLQLRHADQIETKVNDVLRVCGLYPFRNWPLSALSFGQRKRVTIAAILVLQPQLLILDEPTAGQDWQTYTEIMSFLEQLHQRGMTIMLITHDLELMAQYSNRVLVVGGGRLTADVTPAQLLNDQELMQAAHLCSTSLGTLAKRCETTEARLIAGLKEGGNERERN from the coding sequence ATGACAAAACCGATCATTGAGTTTCATGATTTTTCGTTTAAATATAATAGCCAGGCAGAACCGAATTTAACTAACGTTAACCTCACCGTGCAGCCGGGGGAGAAGTTGTTGATTTTAGGACCGTCTGGAAGCGGAAAGTCAACGTTAGCAAAGTGTATCAACGGCCTAATTCCTGGTGAGGATCAGGGCACCATTACGGGGAGTGGACAAGTAGCGGGTCATCCGCTGGGCACCACGTCCCTGTTTGACCTTTCTTTTTCCGTTTCAACCGTACTCCAAGATCCAGATAGTCAGTTTACGGGCTTAACTGCAGGCGAAGACATGGCTTTTATGCTCGAAAATGACGCCATGCCCCAGACGCAAATGAAGCAGGTGGTTGCAAAGTGGGCCAAGCGGTTGCAAATTCAGAATTTACTACAACAAGCGCCCCAGTCTCTATCCGGGGGCCAAAAACAAAAGGTGTCGTTAGCCGGAGTGCTAGTCAATCAGGCTCCCATTTTACTGTTAGATGAACCGTTAGCTAATTTGGATCCGATTGCTAGTCATGAAATTCTAGACCTCGTGGGGAAATTACAGCAGGAACTCGGCTTTACCCTGGTGATGATTGAACACCGGCTGGATTTGGTTTCGGCTCTGGATTTTGATCACGCGATTGTGTTGAACGATGGCCACATCGTCAGTGATTCGGACATTACGACGTTATTGAAAACGGACGTGTTAGAGACGAACGGAATTGAACCACCACTCTACGTTCGGGTGTTAAAGGCAGCTGGAGTGGACGTGACCTCCGTGCCAAACTTAGCAAATGTACATCAGCTAGAGCTGACCACGGAGCACCAGAAGCAAATCCAGCGCTGGGGGTCAATGGAAACTCAAACGGTGAATACAAGAACACAGGTAACGCCACTACTAACCTTACAAGACGTTGGCTTTCAGTACTCAACCAGTCAACAGGCAACCTTAAAGGATGTAAACTGCACGATTAACCAGGGAGATTTTATTAGCGTTGTTGGACAAAACGGGGCCGGTAAATCAACCCTGATGAAGTTGATTTGTGGCTTTTTACGGGGCACTGGAACAATTAAATGGCAGGGGGAATCCTTGGAGCCTGCTTCCATTAAAGAAATTGCGGAGCACATTGGGTACGTGATGCAGGATCCTAACCAGATGCTGTCACAAAAAACGGTCTTTGCCGAGGTCGCGTTGGGCTTGCAGTTACGCCATGCAGACCAGATTGAAACAAAGGTCAATGACGTATTGCGGGTGTGTGGACTGTATCCGTTTCGCAACTGGCCCCTCAGTGCGCTTAGCTTTGGGCAACGAAAGCGGGTCACCATCGCAGCCATTTTGGTATTACAGCCCCAGCTGTTGATCTTAGACGAACCCACCGCCGGACAGGATTGGCAGACCTATACAGAAATCATGAGTTTCTTAGAACAGTTGCACCAACGGGGAATGACCATCATGCTGATTACTCACGATTTAGAATTGATGGCACAGTACAGTAATCGAGTCTTGGTGGTCGGAGGAGGCCGCTTGACGGCTGACGTTACCCCAGCGCAGCTACTCAACGATCAAGAGCTAATGCAAGCGGCCCACTTGTGTTCGACGAGTTTAGGGACGTTAGCAAAACGGTGTGAAACGACGGAAGCCCGCTTAATTGCCGGTTTAAAGGAAGGGGGAAATGAACGTGAACGAAACTAA
- a CDS encoding ECF-type riboflavin transporter substrate-binding protein — MKSLSVKKVVAIGIGAAIFVILDRFASIPTGFPNTNLATTYAFLALFALIYGPVVGFSVGFIGHALNDFMMFGNPWWSWVLCSALFGLVIGYFGKYFKVRDGIFSGKDMLWFNLLQIVTNYLLWALVAPTLDILIYSEPASKVYVQGLLSGTLDSISVGVLGTILIKAYAATRVRKDSLRKE; from the coding sequence ATGAAAAGTTTATCGGTGAAAAAAGTGGTGGCCATTGGGATTGGAGCGGCAATCTTTGTCATTTTAGATCGCTTTGCATCGATTCCAACTGGCTTTCCGAACACAAACTTGGCTACGACCTACGCCTTTTTGGCCCTTTTTGCGCTGATTTATGGACCGGTAGTGGGCTTTTCCGTCGGTTTCATTGGTCACGCGTTAAATGACTTTATGATGTTTGGAAACCCCTGGTGGAGTTGGGTCCTTTGTTCCGCCTTATTTGGATTGGTAATCGGTTACTTTGGGAAGTACTTTAAGGTTCGGGATGGCATCTTTTCTGGAAAAGACATGCTGTGGTTCAACCTGCTGCAAATTGTGACGAACTACTTACTTTGGGCGCTGGTTGCCCCAACGTTGGATATCCTGATTTACAGTGAGCCCGCTAGCAAGGTTTACGTGCAGGGATTACTATCAGGAACTTTAGACAGTATTTCCGTCGGGGTGTTAGGGACGATTTTGATTAAAGCCTATGCGGCCACGCGGGTTCGCAAAGATAGTTTACGAAAAGAGTAG
- a CDS encoding DNA-3-methyladenine glycosylase, whose amino-acid sequence MTERLRRFFATGTTDEITKRLLGKLLLYHSPQGLMSGYITEAEAYLGQRDSAAHAYQGKRTPANEALYGVPGTIYIYSIHSRLCLDVAAQAKDVPEGILIRGLEPVQGRELMEQNRAKHGYDLTNGPGKLMEALGITDKRLNELEFGETALDIDLDHGKVPHQIVASGRIGVSDRGSWTEKPYRFYVAGNPYVSKLPKRSFDLENHGWKTE is encoded by the coding sequence GTGACAGAGAGACTACGACGGTTCTTTGCAACGGGAACCACGGATGAAATTACCAAGCGGTTACTAGGCAAGCTCTTGCTTTATCATTCCCCACAGGGATTGATGAGTGGCTACATCACGGAGGCTGAGGCCTATCTCGGACAGAGAGATTCTGCGGCTCATGCTTACCAAGGAAAGCGTACTCCAGCTAACGAAGCTCTTTATGGGGTTCCTGGAACGATTTACATCTATTCGATTCATTCTAGACTCTGTTTGGATGTGGCGGCGCAAGCCAAGGACGTTCCGGAAGGGATTCTGATTCGCGGTTTAGAACCGGTTCAGGGCCGAGAATTGATGGAACAAAACCGAGCGAAACATGGTTATGATCTAACCAATGGACCCGGTAAGTTGATGGAAGCCCTTGGGATTACCGATAAGCGCCTTAACGAACTTGAATTTGGCGAGACCGCTCTAGACATTGACTTAGACCACGGAAAAGTTCCCCACCAAATTGTGGCCAGTGGCCGAATTGGGGTAAGTGATCGGGGCAGTTGGACGGAAAAACCGTATCGGTTCTACGTGGCTGGGAATCCATACGTCTCAAAGTTGCCCAAGCGCTCCTTTGACCTTGAAAATCACGGTTGGAAAACTGAATAA
- a CDS encoding universal stress protein, translated as MSQVEPLEFKRILLTIDADDPEANVRALSYAVTQAKTFHAHLGICSVLEGGDINIYDSLTPKKLDEKRDALNQVIYKYVDMAKDAGVQEVTGIASEGGDIDDEILDTIIPDFKPDLLVCGADKGGEHHFYSISVKLAKRAKISVIVVR; from the coding sequence ATGAGTCAAGTAGAGCCATTAGAATTCAAACGGATTTTATTGACAATTGATGCTGATGATCCAGAGGCTAACGTGCGCGCATTAAGTTATGCAGTAACGCAGGCGAAAACGTTCCACGCCCATCTCGGAATTTGTTCGGTATTAGAGGGTGGTGACATTAACATTTACGATTCTCTGACACCGAAGAAATTGGACGAGAAGCGGGATGCTTTAAACCAGGTGATTTACAAGTACGTTGACATGGCCAAGGACGCTGGAGTGCAAGAAGTCACGGGAATTGCCAGTGAAGGTGGCGACATCGACGATGAAATCCTCGACACCATTATTCCTGATTTCAAACCAGATTTGTTGGTTTGTGGGGCAGATAAGGGTGGCGAACACCACTTTTACAGCATCAGTGTGAAGTTGGCTAAACGCGCTAAGATTTCAGTAATCGTGGTGCGGTAG
- a CDS encoding BCCT family transporter → MPTMVIFVVASVILIAGGSTLQGDLATALAWITKQMGWAYMIVYIINFVFFMWLIFSKYGAIKLGDPNSTPQYSSLQWGSMVFATAIDASILMLSMVDPIRYVSHPAFGIKPFSEDAYNYAHMLGQFDWGPMAWMMFAPAAIAIGYILFVKKNKVQRLSKSINFLQGDAKWQYAGRQLVDFLVVFGIMGGVGSSVGMEIPIISNVLSGLTGWPDSMALKLGLFAILFVIFAWTVWHGLNGGIDRLSDMHIWTAIIFLAFVLLVGPTIYILSSETNSLGLLASNFIKLSTNTVPNGTPDIANSETIFYWGWWLSYMPVMGLFIARISKGRTIRQVLLGMMMYGSAGCLSFYAILGGYSLWLQKNGVINLVHILNTHGQAAVITAVLGTLPMKGIVFAVYCLSCFIFLATTISSSAYIVSSFTSLKLKGNQDPSQVNRMTWVVVFVLFAFGIVVVGGFDTIQTFCAIAGFPLMFVCIMILISIYHMVKNDEGIVLKAKGMEDMRVEKKKEKMRRIRARHMIAQLNAKDDDED, encoded by the coding sequence ATTCCAACCATGGTGATTTTTGTGGTGGCCTCGGTCATCTTAATTGCCGGGGGAAGCACGTTGCAGGGAGATCTAGCTACGGCACTAGCGTGGATCACCAAGCAGATGGGGTGGGCCTACATGATAGTCTACATCATTAATTTCGTTTTTTTCATGTGGTTGATTTTTAGTAAGTACGGAGCAATTAAGCTTGGAGACCCCAATTCAACGCCCCAGTATAGCAGTTTGCAATGGGGGAGCATGGTCTTTGCGACGGCGATTGACGCTAGCATTTTAATGCTTAGTATGGTCGACCCGATTCGTTACGTCTCGCATCCAGCCTTTGGAATTAAACCCTTCTCAGAGGATGCCTATAATTACGCGCACATGCTGGGTCAGTTTGACTGGGGTCCGATGGCATGGATGATGTTTGCTCCAGCTGCAATCGCGATTGGCTACATTTTATTCGTGAAGAAGAATAAGGTGCAGCGTTTGAGCAAGTCGATTAATTTTTTACAGGGAGACGCTAAGTGGCAGTATGCGGGACGCCAGTTGGTTGATTTTCTGGTGGTCTTTGGAATCATGGGCGGGGTTGGCTCGTCCGTTGGAATGGAAATTCCCATTATCTCTAACGTTTTGAGTGGTTTGACCGGCTGGCCTGATAGTATGGCCCTCAAGCTGGGCTTGTTTGCCATTTTATTCGTGATCTTTGCCTGGACCGTCTGGCACGGTTTGAATGGAGGAATTGACCGGTTAAGCGACATGCACATTTGGACCGCCATTATCTTTTTAGCCTTCGTTTTGTTAGTCGGCCCCACGATTTACATTTTAAGCTCGGAAACAAACAGTCTGGGGCTGTTAGCTAGTAACTTCATTAAGCTCAGCACCAACACGGTTCCAAACGGGACCCCAGACATTGCGAATTCTGAAACCATCTTTTACTGGGGTTGGTGGTTATCATACATGCCAGTGATGGGGCTGTTCATTGCTCGGATCTCTAAAGGACGGACAATTCGCCAGGTCCTGTTGGGAATGATGATGTACGGTTCCGCAGGGTGCTTAAGCTTTTACGCCATTTTAGGGGGCTACTCCTTGTGGTTGCAAAAGAATGGCGTGATTAACCTCGTCCACATTTTGAATACCCACGGGCAGGCTGCTGTGATTACGGCGGTGCTGGGGACGCTTCCCATGAAGGGAATTGTGTTTGCAGTTTATTGTTTATCCTGTTTTATTTTCTTGGCCACGACGATTTCTTCTTCGGCCTACATCGTGTCTTCCTTTACGAGTTTGAAGTTAAAGGGGAACCAGGATCCCAGCCAAGTTAATCGGATGACCTGGGTCGTTGTCTTTGTACTCTTTGCCTTTGGAATTGTCGTAGTTGGTGGCTTTGATACCATTCAAACCTTCTGTGCGATTGCTGGATTCCCGTTAATGTTTGTCTGCATCATGATTCTGATTTCCATTTACCACATGGTGAAAAACGACGAAGGAATCGTACTCAAAGCCAAGGGAATGGAAGACATGCGGGTCGAAAAGAAGAAGGAAAAGATGCGACGGATTCGGGCTCGGCACATGATTGCCCAGTTGAACGCCAAGGACGACGATGAGGATTAA
- a CDS encoding sugar O-acetyltransferase, protein MTTEREKMTAGESFNQFDHELIKRRILVRKLLQKINNTPDNEERNTMIKGLLAETGAEFFVESGLQFDYGFNVHIGNNFFGNYNLTLLDSCPIRFGKNCYIGPNCGLYTNIHPLNARQRINDVELGAPITIGDNAWFGGNVTILPGVTLGNNVVVGAGAVVTKSFGDDVVLAGNPARVIKTIDNHDLEER, encoded by the coding sequence ATGACAACTGAACGAGAAAAAATGACGGCCGGAGAGTCATTTAACCAGTTTGATCATGAACTAATTAAGCGCCGAATTTTAGTGCGCAAGCTGTTACAAAAAATTAATAACACCCCTGATAACGAGGAACGCAATACGATGATTAAAGGTCTCTTGGCAGAGACCGGAGCTGAATTTTTCGTAGAGAGTGGCTTGCAGTTTGACTATGGGTTTAACGTCCACATTGGCAATAACTTCTTTGGTAATTATAATTTAACCCTGCTGGATTCCTGTCCAATCCGGTTTGGGAAAAATTGTTACATTGGACCTAACTGTGGGCTATACACTAACATTCACCCGTTAAATGCCCGCCAGCGAATTAACGACGTGGAACTAGGCGCTCCAATTACCATTGGTGATAATGCCTGGTTTGGGGGAAACGTTACGATTTTACCGGGCGTCACCCTGGGCAACAACGTGGTTGTGGGTGCCGGAGCGGTAGTTACGAAGTCGTTTGGTGATGACGTGGTGCTTGCCGGTAATCCCGCCCGGGTAATCAAAACAATTGATAATCATGATTTGGAAGAAAGATAA